A window of the Erpetoichthys calabaricus chromosome 10, fErpCal1.3, whole genome shotgun sequence genome harbors these coding sequences:
- the LOC114659692 gene encoding histone H2B 8-like, with the protein MPEPKSAPAPKKGSKKTVSKSQAKGGKKRRKTRKESYSIYVYKVLKQVHPDTGISSKAMGIMNSFVNDIFERIAGEASRLAHYNKRSTISSREIQTAVRLLLPGELAKHAVSEGTKAVTKYTSSK; encoded by the coding sequence ATGCCGGAACCGAAATCTGCTCCTGCGCCGAAGAAAGGCTCCAAGAAAACCGTTTCGAAGAGCCAAGCCAAGGGTGGAAAGAAGCGTAGAAAGACCAGGAAGGAAAGCTATTCTATCTATGTGTACAAGGTTCTGAAACAAGTTCATCCTGATACGGGGATTTCTTCTAAGGCAATGGGAATTATGAATTCGTTTGTGAATGACATCTTCGAGCGCATTGCTGGTGAGGCTTCTCGTCTCGCTCACTACAACAAGCGCTCCACCATTTCCTCTCGGGAAATCCAGACTGCTGTGAGGCTCCTACTACCTGGAGAGCTGGCTAAGCACGCCGTCTCTGAGGGCACCAAAGCAGTTACCAAGTACACCAGCTCCAAATAA